In one window of Pseudodesulfovibrio sediminis DNA:
- a CDS encoding two-component system sensor histidine kinase NtrB, whose product MEVARREGKEKSPLVALVLALIVLGLGSLYLTWQSIAQQRKIVEDHMIMTGNSILRGVDNNILRIARTLRMGQQSPKLFQAMAEELFTELSKSEDIVFISLFGADGKPLVASVTDQQPPVFKLPDSVTQDIEPGRAWHVMAEVGKKGVLISGLRTRPGIATLSGRPGVPPEETQGDHSLEQGSRRPFRLGQGLGAAAVNESQEPPVFLVVGLNAEKHMAQYRQYKRAATYQTGYVFLAAVVLWSLVFAYLRRRGASRKLVRLERFQNTLLDNMPDGLVTLAEDGEILAANYSAKTLLTPEGREGAPEIIGSNWRDFPFGGASEMSRMSIPYGWQQYDYQGRQLEILSLHLQTYDEDAAPELGQRLVLLRDRTQIRSLEEDLNEAKRLAAIGSLAAGVAHEVRNPLSSLRGFAQLFATKLKGQAPLDQYATTMVQEADRLNRVVTDLLYLAKPRTLDPKHIDLAKVGDSIRQLMRFDFEGKQIEPEFDFGPDPLYADQDALRQVLLNLISNSLDAIEGCTDCPRPGHIHLTSERGDGGVWIIVADDGPGMDPELSDDVFKPFVTGKKTGTGLGLAIVQNIMRAHKGRAVVQSLPGEGMEVQLFFPDMPDDDQEGIDI is encoded by the coding sequence ATGGAAGTTGCCCGTCGGGAAGGAAAAGAAAAAAGTCCTCTGGTTGCCCTGGTCCTGGCGCTTATCGTGCTGGGCTTGGGAAGCCTCTATTTGACATGGCAGTCCATTGCGCAGCAGCGCAAGATTGTCGAGGACCACATGATCATGACCGGCAACTCCATTCTGCGCGGTGTGGATAACAACATTCTCCGCATCGCGCGAACCCTGCGTATGGGCCAGCAATCGCCCAAGCTTTTCCAGGCCATGGCGGAAGAGCTCTTTACCGAGCTGTCCAAGTCCGAAGATATCGTTTTCATTTCCCTTTTCGGAGCCGATGGCAAGCCGCTCGTTGCCTCTGTGACCGATCAGCAGCCTCCGGTGTTCAAACTGCCTGATTCCGTGACTCAGGACATTGAGCCGGGCCGGGCCTGGCATGTCATGGCCGAGGTCGGCAAGAAAGGGGTGCTTATTTCCGGTCTGCGTACCCGCCCCGGTATCGCTACTCTGTCCGGCAGGCCGGGAGTGCCTCCCGAAGAAACTCAGGGTGATCATTCTCTGGAGCAAGGCTCTCGACGGCCATTCCGACTGGGGCAAGGCCTTGGGGCCGCTGCGGTGAACGAGAGCCAGGAGCCGCCGGTGTTTCTGGTGGTGGGGCTCAATGCGGAAAAGCATATGGCCCAGTATCGTCAGTATAAACGCGCGGCCACGTACCAGACAGGATATGTTTTCCTGGCGGCCGTGGTCCTGTGGTCGTTGGTCTTCGCCTATCTCAGACGGCGCGGTGCCAGCCGCAAGCTGGTTCGACTGGAGCGGTTTCAGAATACTCTTCTCGACAACATGCCGGACGGCCTCGTTACGTTGGCTGAAGACGGCGAGATTCTGGCGGCCAACTATTCGGCCAAGACACTCCTTACCCCGGAAGGGCGGGAGGGAGCACCCGAGATCATCGGGTCCAATTGGAGAGACTTTCCCTTTGGCGGCGCGTCGGAAATGTCCAGAATGTCCATCCCGTATGGCTGGCAGCAGTATGATTACCAGGGGCGTCAGCTCGAAATATTGTCTCTGCATCTTCAGACATACGACGAGGATGCCGCGCCGGAATTGGGACAGCGTCTTGTGCTGCTCCGTGACCGTACTCAGATACGTTCGCTGGAAGAAGACCTGAACGAGGCCAAGCGGTTGGCGGCCATCGGATCTTTGGCCGCAGGCGTCGCACACGAAGTGCGCAACCCGCTTTCTTCCCTGCGCGGTTTCGCTCAGCTGTTCGCCACCAAGCTCAAAGGGCAGGCCCCGCTTGATCAATATGCCACCACCATGGTGCAGGAGGCGGATCGCCTTAACCGCGTGGTGACCGATCTGCTGTATCTGGCCAAGCCGCGTACGCTTGACCCCAAGCACATCGACCTGGCCAAGGTCGGGGATTCCATCCGCCAGCTCATGCGGTTTGATTTTGAAGGCAAGCAGATCGAACCGGAGTTCGATTTCGGTCCTGACCCGCTGTACGCCGATCAGGATGCTCTCAGGCAGGTGCTGCTCAATCTTATTTCCAACAGTCTGGACGCCATTGAAGGGTGCACCGATTGCCCCAGGCCGGGCCATATCCATCTTACATCGGAGCGCGGTGACGGCGGTGTCTGGATTATCGTGGCTGATGACGGGCCGGGAATGGACCCGGAACTCAGTGATGACGTATTTAAGCCGTTTGTAACGGGCAAAAAGACCGGCACAGGCCTTGGTTTGGCCATTGTGCAGAACATCATGCGTGCTCACAAGGGGCGTGCCGTTGTTCAGTCCCTGCCGGGTGAAGGCATGGAAGTGCAACTCTTTTTTCCCGATATGCCGGATGACGATCAGGAAGGTATTGACATATGA